From the genome of Pseudomonadota bacterium:
ATTGTTATGATAGATGATCTGATTTGCGCGAGAAACTATAACCTGAATTAAGCGTTTAGCTTTTAGCACTTAGCTATTAGCTCAATGATTACAAGATGTCTAATATTATACATGTTCACCCAATGGTTGTTGTTACTAATCAACGTAAAGTCCTGATTATTAAAGGCTAATTGCTAACAGCTAACTGCTAATCGCTCAGTTTAGGTATAATTTAAGCTCGATTTTTTTCAGGAGGATAAAATGCCGGCAACAGAAAAATTGGAAGCAGAAAATTTGATTCAAAATCTACCAGACGAAAGTACGTTTGAGGATATTCAGTACCATCTCTATATTGCTGAAAAATTAAAAAATGCCCGGCAACAAATAAAAGATAAAAAAATTCATTCACAGCCAGCAGTGGTTAAAAGGCTTGATAGATGGATTATAAAGTAATCTGGACAGACGGATCATTGCGTGATGTCGAGGCGATCGCCAAATATATTGAAAAGGATTCATTTTATTACGCATGTTCGGTTGTGACAAAGATTATAGATACAACAAAAAACCTTGAATTATTTCCTTTTGCAGGACGTGTTGTACCGGAAGAAAATGATGATTCCGTAAGAGAGCATTTTGTCTATAATTACAGAGTTATTTATGAAGTTAGAGGGTTAGTCATTTATGTGTTGGCTGTTGTGCATGGAAAGAGAATGCTTTCTCCTGACTATGGGGAAAGAATGAATAGTTCTACTGCCGGTTAAGGTGAGATTGCAACTAAAAAAACATAATGTCCCCATAATTCACATTTCCTCATGAAAAGAATCGTCATTTGCGCTGACGGACTTCATAAAAACATCATTGCAAAACCGGGACTGTCCCCGAGCCTTTGTGGTTTAAAAGGGAACTGTCCCAGGCTTTTGCGGCACATACCGATATTGTTTCATAGTTCGTAAATATCTGGGGCAGCCCCTTGAAACAGTTCAGGTTTGCCGGTTCCCACAGCGATATCGGCTTTTTCTCTAATGATGGTTGCTGAACAAGGGTGTTTTTTGTGCCTCTATTGTTTTCTCTCATTGTTTCGGCATGGGCCTGTCATGGGCAGGACTTTTCGCTATGATGAAAAATAAGCGGGATGAACCAA
Proteins encoded in this window:
- a CDS encoding type II toxin-antitoxin system RelE/ParE family toxin, encoding MDYKVIWTDGSLRDVEAIAKYIEKDSFYYACSVVTKIIDTTKNLELFPFAGRVVPEENDDSVREHFVYNYRVIYEVRGLVIYVLAVVHGKRMLSPDYGERMNSSTAG